The Pieris rapae chromosome 16, ilPieRapa1.1, whole genome shotgun sequence genome includes a region encoding these proteins:
- the LOC111002993 gene encoding tRNA:m(4)X modification enzyme TRM13 homolog isoform X1, producing the protein MEQEVPSLSPQCKFFVLRKKRFCRMTVRPGWNYCGEHQPQINTKDGKDEKRIPCPNDNKHTCYASKLQKHLTICNARQQEVPPYIKYNVNAPPETNPLKQPLSEIPSTQIDQIINKVNLLFDTYLNGKIDTLPEREIHPAVMDEFLTEGRTESSLRHLRQASKLMHIMEDESLVKDHTCYVELGAGKGHLSYFAWHAWCPATSGSSILLVERASLRHKRDNKIRNLLDNSNKVENIVQKLSPELCTKNEMGSHKNINNYGNKDDCCETKSGQNQSGNNNINEESFRLRADLAHLILDLVPAVQKTESIVGFAKHLCGVATDFSLRCLSSANTLPKTRGILIATCCHHRCSSNGYVAHKHLMELGIDKREFNIMTGIVSWATCGDGRSRDKRGERIAAADVASLSRRRREEVGRRAKAILDWGRVLYLKECGFDARLTYFIPDSVSLENLCIVAKKN; encoded by the exons atGGAACAGGAAGTACCATCACTAAGCCCACAGTGTAAGTTCTTTGTATTACGAAAGAAGCGATTTTGTCGTATGACGGTGCGCCCTGGATGGAATTACTGTGGAGAACACCAACCTCAGATAAACACAAAAGATGGAAAG GATGAAAAGCGAATACCTTGTCCAAATGACAATAAACA TACATGCTATGCAAGCAAGCTACAAAAGCACCTCACCATATGTAATGCTCGTCAGCAAGAAGTGCCaccttatattaaatacaatgttaATGCTCCACCTGAAACCAATCCTTTAAAACAACCACTTTCAGAAATACCATCCACTCAGATtgatcaaattataaataaagttaatctGCTATTTGACA CATATCTTAATGGTAAAATAGACACTTTGCCCGAAAGAGAAATTCATCCAGCTGTAATGGATGAATTTCTAACAGAAGGAAGAACAGAGAGTTCTTTACGTCACTTAAGACAGGCATCAAAGTTAATGCATATAATGGAAGATGAAAGTTTAGTCAAAGACCATACCTGTTATGTTGAACTTGGTGCTGGCAAAG GACATCTGTCATATTTTGCATGGCATGCTTGGTGTCCAGCCACAAGTGGCAGCTCCATTTTGTTGGTAGAGAGAGCCTCACTTAGACACAAGCGAGATAACAAGATCCGGAACTTGCTTGACAATTCAAATAAAGTAGAAAACATTGTCCAAAAATTGAGTCCCGaattatgtactaaaaacGAAATGGGCTCACATaagaatattaacaattatggCAATAAGGATGACTGTTGTGAAACAAAATCAGGTCAAAATCAGTcgggtaataataatatcaacgAAGAATCCTTCAGATTAAGAGCAGATTTAGCTCACTTGATATTAGATCTTGTTCCAGCCGTACAGAAAACTGAAAGTATCGTAGGCTTTGCTAAACATTTGTGTGGAGTAGCTACAG ATTTCTCGTTGCGCTGTCTCTCATCGGCCAATACGTTGCCAAAAACTCGTGGTATACTCATAGCCACTTGCTGCCACCACCGCTGCAGCTCAAACGGATATGTGGCTCACAAACATCTGATG GAATTGGGAATAGACAAAAGAGAGTTTAACATAATGACAGGTATCGTCTCGTGGGCCACTTGCGGGGATGGGCGCAGCCGGGACAAACGAGGGGAGCGAATCGCCGCCGCCGACGTCGCGAGTCTCTCTCGGCGGCGGCGGGAAGAAGTCGGCCGTCGAGCCAAGGCCATCCTCGACTGGGGCCGAGTGCTCTACCTCAAAGAGTGCGGTTTCGACGCTCGACTGACCTACTTTATCCCCGACTCGGTCTCACTTGAAAACCTTTGTATCGTAGCTAAAAAGAATTGA
- the LOC111002993 gene encoding tRNA:m(4)X modification enzyme TRM13 homolog isoform X2, with amino-acid sequence MESTCYASKLQKHLTICNARQQEVPPYIKYNVNAPPETNPLKQPLSEIPSTQIDQIINKVNLLFDTYLNGKIDTLPEREIHPAVMDEFLTEGRTESSLRHLRQASKLMHIMEDESLVKDHTCYVELGAGKGHLSYFAWHAWCPATSGSSILLVERASLRHKRDNKIRNLLDNSNKVENIVQKLSPELCTKNEMGSHKNINNYGNKDDCCETKSGQNQSGNNNINEESFRLRADLAHLILDLVPAVQKTESIVGFAKHLCGVATDFSLRCLSSANTLPKTRGILIATCCHHRCSSNGYVAHKHLMELGIDKREFNIMTGIVSWATCGDGRSRDKRGERIAAADVASLSRRRREEVGRRAKAILDWGRVLYLKECGFDARLTYFIPDSVSLENLCIVAKKN; translated from the exons ATGGAAAG TACATGCTATGCAAGCAAGCTACAAAAGCACCTCACCATATGTAATGCTCGTCAGCAAGAAGTGCCaccttatattaaatacaatgttaATGCTCCACCTGAAACCAATCCTTTAAAACAACCACTTTCAGAAATACCATCCACTCAGATtgatcaaattataaataaagttaatctGCTATTTGACA CATATCTTAATGGTAAAATAGACACTTTGCCCGAAAGAGAAATTCATCCAGCTGTAATGGATGAATTTCTAACAGAAGGAAGAACAGAGAGTTCTTTACGTCACTTAAGACAGGCATCAAAGTTAATGCATATAATGGAAGATGAAAGTTTAGTCAAAGACCATACCTGTTATGTTGAACTTGGTGCTGGCAAAG GACATCTGTCATATTTTGCATGGCATGCTTGGTGTCCAGCCACAAGTGGCAGCTCCATTTTGTTGGTAGAGAGAGCCTCACTTAGACACAAGCGAGATAACAAGATCCGGAACTTGCTTGACAATTCAAATAAAGTAGAAAACATTGTCCAAAAATTGAGTCCCGaattatgtactaaaaacGAAATGGGCTCACATaagaatattaacaattatggCAATAAGGATGACTGTTGTGAAACAAAATCAGGTCAAAATCAGTcgggtaataataatatcaacgAAGAATCCTTCAGATTAAGAGCAGATTTAGCTCACTTGATATTAGATCTTGTTCCAGCCGTACAGAAAACTGAAAGTATCGTAGGCTTTGCTAAACATTTGTGTGGAGTAGCTACAG ATTTCTCGTTGCGCTGTCTCTCATCGGCCAATACGTTGCCAAAAACTCGTGGTATACTCATAGCCACTTGCTGCCACCACCGCTGCAGCTCAAACGGATATGTGGCTCACAAACATCTGATG GAATTGGGAATAGACAAAAGAGAGTTTAACATAATGACAGGTATCGTCTCGTGGGCCACTTGCGGGGATGGGCGCAGCCGGGACAAACGAGGGGAGCGAATCGCCGCCGCCGACGTCGCGAGTCTCTCTCGGCGGCGGCGGGAAGAAGTCGGCCGTCGAGCCAAGGCCATCCTCGACTGGGGCCGAGTGCTCTACCTCAAAGAGTGCGGTTTCGACGCTCGACTGACCTACTTTATCCCCGACTCGGTCTCACTTGAAAACCTTTGTATCGTAGCTAAAAAGAATTGA